The Fusarium fujikuroi IMI 58289 draft genome, chromosome FFUJ_chr01 sequence ctcctcagggagcaagaaaataccagaccttgatataaggTGTtgaaataaacttagtaaaagatattctaaatTTATGCAAatttacccaagtctttttatcatttaggattaaggtcctgagttttctttcctctagCCACTGTAGCCCACGAGGCGAAACGAAACATCAGTTACTCCCCCAGTGTTTGAGAACCCATGTCATTTATGTACTTAGAACATTATTGGTGCCTTTGCCATTCCAGATCTGCACTGAGTCAACTCTGAAGGTGATAAAGAACACTCCCCAGCTTCTTTCAAAAGCAAACGCCTTATTTGCTAGTGAACTTCTCAAACCCCGATGAAGATCACAAACACTCAGAGGTCCGCTCATTTGAAGCAGCTTGATTCATATTTCCTATTCTGGCTGTGTGCGCGGCCTCGGCTGGAAGCTTGGAGCAACGCACAACAAAGTACATAAGCCCGCCCCCCAGGCACGACATAGGAGCAACGATGATgtatcaaggctgttgagcTGAGCCGGTTATACATGTGACCTCTAGGCTCCGTCTTCTTGCTGCCACGTTTCGATGCAAAGCAAGGCCTCGTTCACATACAGAACAACAGGAGGATGGAACAAGAATGTATCCCTCTCCCTTCAGATACGGCAGCGGCAACCACGACATACTCGCCATCGAACAGTCTTCTCGGCTCGTCAATCTCTTGCTCGGTCCCGAGTGTTTGTGCTGTGGTGCAAGCATGCGCTGACGGGCTCCAGCGCCGTGTTGGTTTGTTGAGAGGGTGACACTGCAGTCAGTACTCACTTCACTTGAACCCCATGATGCAGAGCTTCGACCCTCAACGACGCTCATTTTCCAGTATCCTGTTCTCATTTCTTCGGCAAGCGATACTTGCCGCCGGCTAGCTCTAATTTATTCTCTGTCACCTTTTCTGCCAAAAACTCCTGCAACTCCTCATTCGTCCAGGAACAGCCATCAGGAATCAGcattttcatcatcatcaacatctgtcCAAGGGGCATAAGTGGTGCTGAGTTTGTCAGCATGCCCACGATGAACTGCCAGTATACAATTCGGCGCTCCTGCTCCTTGGGATCGATTTTGGGCTTGCGAGGAGACGAACGTTTGTCATTGCCaagttcttgagcttcaccaGGGTCACCTGATTCACCTGCTTGTTCACCCTTGTTCAACCGCTCCAAGACAGCATAGGTTCGGCTGCCAACGTCACGGAGCACTCTCCTGGAGATCCAGAACTTTAGAGCCAGGTCGAGGAGATCCTCGTCTATCATGAGCTGTTGCCATATCTCATCGAAAGTTCGTTCTGTGGGGCCTGGTTTGCCTTCAGTGCTGTCGTCCTGGAATGCGTATATCACAGCAGCCTCGTAAGTCTTGCATTCAAGCTCGACAGTGCGGTCCTCGAAGTCAAGTTTGACAGTTGCAGAGCCTAACTGATCCAACCAAGTGAGTTTGCGAGAGGTCTTGAGTCGCTCAAACCCTTGTTCGTATTTGGCCCGCATCGCAGCAACGGGTGGCGGAACTGTGAAAGGGTCCTTAGGTAATGTTGGCCAGAAGAGTCGGGAGAGAATCTTGGAGTGATATGCTGGTGCTCCTGGATCAAGTGACGGTTGATAAATATTCTTTCCGAGAACTGCATCGACTCTTTTTGAGTCTTGAatatccttcatcatcacatcgcaATTTTGTAAAGCATTGTCGCCGAACCGCTTTTTAAGCAGGCTCAGTACTTTTGTCTCTTGTATAAAGCTTGCTTGATTAGAAAGCAATCGCTCTGCGATGATAAGTTGGAACTCCTTGATAAAAATCTCTTGAGAGCCAAGCGCATTAATCAGAGTTCCGATGACGTCCTCGTTCTTAGGTCTCTTGTAGTTGACACCTGCGTCAACAGGATCGGGCACCCAGGTCATGTCATTCCAGTCCAGGTCCTCGTCGTCGACCTGGCGtcgttgctgttgagaagctgagtTGAGCAACACTGCCAACTCCGCGAGCTTTGCCTTTCCCTCCTCCGTACTGGCCTCGCTCGGGTTAGAGAGCAAGCCTGTGACCACGATCCTGATGGCATCGTCCCGCTGGCACAGGTACAGCTGTAGTGCGTGAACGACACGATCAAGGAGAACCTTGGAATGATCCAGGGCATGAAATGTCCTTATCATAGAAATGTACGTTTGAAGGATATCGGAGGTGGATCGTCCAGGGTGAAGGAGTCGCTTCTGAAGAGCGAGGGAGAACGTGTCGGTCAATTGAAGGCGGCGTTGTGGCGTAGAAACAGCCTGACGAAGATCCTCGAGTCCGCCCCGGCTTTCGGGCCAATTCAAAGCGATATCAAAGAGTTCGTGAATTCGCAAAGTAGCAAGGCGACCTACCGCGATCTCCTTCCAGCATTCAACGTCACTCCAGGCGATGTGAGTTTCAAGACGACTGAACACCTCAACAGCAAGGCGGCCGTACTGGTTTTCAACCCAATCTGAAAGATGGCCAAGGCACCCAGTCAAGGTACTTGAGCCTTGCGTTGGCGACTGTTCAGACGCTTTCCAGAATCCTGAATAGGAGGTCTTGATAAATTCCTCCATGCTGGCATCCATGATTTCGGCGAAGAGTACCTGAAATCTCTCCCCCACCAGTCCAACATTCTTAAGAGATTCGAGAAGCCCGAGAAGCTCTTCCCGGACCACCGAATCACCACAATTATCTTGTGATTCTAACATCCCATCATAGCGTCTCCCAATACCAAGACTAGAACGTATGAGTCGCTGTAAGACACTTGCCAGGGCTTTCGTCAAGCCATGGTTGAGAGAGTTACCAATGATAGTATGTAAATCACGACGAAACTTTGAAAATGATGAGCTAGCAGATACGTCGTCCTCGTAACCTTGGACTATGAGTGTCAAGCCCCAAAGGTATTGCCTGTGAGCTGCTTCGAGAGTCGAGACACTTGAGGCCAAGACCTGTGTCTGATCACCCTGACTGGAACATGCAGACAACAGTGGCATAACATGGTGAATGAAGTGCTGGCGAACTTGATGTGTGTGCCAAAGGAGGATGTCTTCTGTATGGGCTGCCTGGGGCAAAGAGCGGCCAGGGTAGAGAAGCAGAGCTAGGGAATCACGGAAATCCAAGTCAACGTCTTGTGACTCTGGAGGCAAAGTGCCAAAGGAATCTTCAACCGCAACTGAAGTTGGTAGTTGGATCTTGGAGGTGACAGTATGCCATGCTCGATCCCACCTCACCTGGTCATCGGCATGTTGGAGAGTCTCGTGGAAtagcggtggtggtggtggttgtggTGGGGGAGCATGCTGAGGTGACACGTGGGGACCTCCAAAGGCGGCACCTTGATCGGTGAAGGCTGCAACGGGAGTTGAACGCGGCGTGGGCGATGAGACACCTGTCTGGAAAACGGACCAGAAGACCTTTTGCTTGCGTGCCCGGTATCGCGACGCTGTTATGACCATTGTGGCATTGTAGTGTGGTTTGAGATGGGGTGTGGGAATGTCAACAAAAGAGATGTTTTGATTGCTGTTGGTACGTGCGGATACGGTTACTGGGAAGTGGATACTTTGGAAATGCACAGGGGTTTCTACCGTTTATGTCACAGTGGGGCGCAGGACGGGCCGCGCTCCTTCAACGGCACGTTGGACCCCCGTCGGAGGGCGGCCGACACTCAACATAGTAAGTCGTGTAAGTGATCATCGGGGAGGGGGGTAACAAAGACACAGGAAagagtttcttctttttcgtaGGACGATTTTTGGAACGTATTGCATATTTATAAGTGCATCGCAAAATGAGGTTTAAAAAATGATAAAAAGTTTGTAGACCTGATGAGCAATTCAACTGGACTATATGGAGCCCTTATATAACAACTGTTTACCGATACCTACCACAGAAGACTCGTGTAAATCGACTGTTTGGGCAGGATGGGTACCAACTACGGAGTCAATTTGTTGGTTTGACTCGGAGGGTTTCGTCGCACACACCCCTAACGACGAGTAAACCTTAGACGAAAGCACGGATGCCgtatgtacatatgtacGTCTACTCCAGATGTTTACGGCGTTTCAGATAAGGTATGAGGCTCAATTTTGTTTTTCTGCAAGATGTTGTTTCGCGAGCAGACGTTTGGAccatctcatcgtcatctgcCGGGAAACTAAGCCCAGCGTCCGGCTTGTCCAGCTTGAAGGATCAATTGTTCGCAAACTAAGCTTACTGTAGGGCGAGGCAAGGCGCACTGCACTAGCTAGATGTCAGATCTTGATGCCTGGCCCGTGATGATTCGAGAAAGATTTTAAAATTGAACTGGGTGAGAAGGGGGTGGCAGAGTATCGCTTCGCTGCGAGTCAGTCAGCCAGGGTGATAGAGTTGGAACAGAGTCGGTGACGGCGTGCTATAGGggagtaaaaaaaaaataccACGGTCTCTGTAGCATGGAAAGAATCCTGGAGGATCACGATTCGAGTGAACGGTGAATCACCACTGGGAGGGAAAGCATGAGCTAACTAGGTGATAAACGAGACCATCAGGGGCAGATTTTTGGGGCCAGTGAAGATCATCTCCGGCTCGGCCGATATACACAAGTTCGGCTCCGGGGCGGTATCTTGGTCATCAGTAGATCTTCAGCGGACGAAGAGCTCCCTTTGAAAGTGTGAAACGCCAAATAATTAGATTCAGGATACCGCATAGGGAGTATGCAGACCCGACTCTTGTGCGTTTGCCCCATTGATGCGTGGCTGTTATCGACTCTATTTGCTTGGCGACGGCCAAATTGCTTAACTCCGATACAGCAAGGCACGGCTTAATCATCTCCGAAAACTAAAGCTCGACCTTGATCATCCTCTAATTACGGATAGAAGGAAGGTAGCCTGGTTGAAGGCGAGCCATTCCGTCCAGGTTCAGGCCTGGGGAAAGGGTCAAATGTTACCCtactttggtgttgttgtagGTTTGACCGTCGAGGCGCTTATCGGCCAACGATGTACCGCACACAGTTCGCCGAATTGACTTTCAGCGTTTCTTGGATGCTTGTTTATTTCGGTTGGCAGCCCCGGTCGATCGGGGAGCTAAGAACAGAAAAAACGAGGACAAACGGACTTGAAATGTAGCAAAGAGTCTTATTGAAGGGTACTATCGTCCAGTCTGCGATATGGCATCCATTAGTTCCCAGAACTTGGAAAGCCCTTATGCCGGCACATTCCCATTTCACAGCTTACCTACTACCTTACCGACCTTGTGTCCTGCGAACCTGTTTTCGGGTACCTTGCAGTTCCTGTGGAAGAAGACGGGCACGACTCCCTTTTTTCTTGGGTCAATCCAATATGTATTTTATTATCCCCACCTCCACGTTTATTTGGCCTTAACTGGACATAACATCCCGCTTTTCCCAGCCCTACCCAGAGTGCTTGTGCCTTACCATTGATCAACGTCGCATTGCGCAACGACCTCTTGTCTGGCCTCGAGATCCTTGATTCTCATGGTTATGCTATGGATCGCTGGGGTTGCAGGGCTATTAATCAGTGAGCCTCACTCAGCCTAGGAAAACTGGGCTCTCTTATGACAGCGCCTCCCTGGTGGCCAGGCTCTACCAGGGTTCCTCCTTAATCCATCCGCGCCTTTCGCGAGCTATCCGAATAAGGAAGGAAAGCTGACACACAAATGTCTCTCTTTTCACAGCAAAAAGGCGACGATCTGATCCATTGTGACACTTGGCACTGAACCTCGCCATTCTCTGTCTAGGGGTTGATCCATCGCCGTGATGGATTTCGCTTGTCGAATCAATTACTATAAAGGAAAGACGGTCCCGTCGTTGTGGTCCATGGCGTCATGAACATACAAGCATTTATTAAGATTTTCTTCCGGTTTTCCGGCTGTCAAAAGGTTATCTTAGGCTACAATTGTACAGTAATGTGCACCTGTGCCGTACAGGTTCATGCCACCCTACCAGCTACTACCTGCCCAGGTTCCGTCACAGTCGATATAATCTGATTCGCCAGCTCACATAAACGTAATTAGCTACGTAGCACAGTAGACACGAATGCCGGTAAGTATCCAACAACTGTCGTTCCTGCAAGGACAACAAGAGTAAATGACCCTTACACTACTCGGGGGCGATAGACTCTGACAAAAGAACCGGGAATCTGTACACTCGCGTCAATGATCTCCACTCAGCAACCGTGCCTCCGTCAGGactggccaaggtcaagtcaGCAGATTCATacatatacatacatacattgATGCATTGCTTTGGCCATGCTACTCGTTCGTCAATGCCCTATACTTCAGACTGTTGCTGGTTCAGCTTTCTGACAGAATCAGGCTTGATTGTTCCAGAAACCATGTGGCTGGCCCCCGTTTCATTAAAGATCAAATGCAATGCACATGCCATGTCGGTGAATTGGGGTGCATTTTAGTTGACATCCTCTAGGTGTGAGCGTATCAAACCTGACAGCATCCCCACGCAAGACTAAGGAGGTGATGAATGCAGCCCAGAACAGGGGGGTTTCCAGTTCCTTCACTTCGCGCCGCCTTGCTGGGCGTGGTGGTTACGCCGGCCGGCCGTTGGGACGACCACGATCCGACCGTCCATTCGCCAGCAATACCCCCGGACCAAGGTGTCAATCTTCGGCCTTTTCGTCCAAGTCTGTTCTCCGGGGTGCCTTTGTTTTCGGGGCCGAGACGGGTTCGGACACGGACACGGATTCGGGTAGCAGTTTAATGTCTCAGCCGGCGTACGAAGTTAAGGTTCGCTGGCTTATCATCTTGTTTGGACCTTCAAACCCAACGATCGGTTTACTGCCGTTACCAATGTTTCCATTTGAACCACAAATCATTCTCACACCGTGGAGCTATGCGTCCGCGTAAGATGGCACTAAAACCCATCTAGAACTTACGGAGTACTTATCCTACTAATTATTATCCCTCATAAGCCAGGCACACCCGTTAAAGCCAACTTGTGTCCTTGGCCTGGTCCATGCTATTTGCGGCGCGGCTGTGTTCCCTAAACCTGGTCACTCAGCCAAGGGTGGGCTTGAGTGCCGCGACGATCATTTGCTTCGGACTCACATCCCCTTCCCAGTAGTCTGGGGCATCCCGTCCTCCCTGTACGGTTGGCTTGTTTCAAATCCGATGCCTCGTTCGATTCTTGCATACTACACTCCTCAATTTGCTCACTTCTGTCATCCATTCCAGCTTAGCCTGTACCGGTGTACCTACGTACCGCGCTTTTTGGCAGTGACTTGCTAAGCTGTCAAATGCCTGAAACGGCACACACTAAATATTGCTGATTGCAGGTTCGTTTCCTGAAGCTCTGGTATAACGTGTTGCTATATATCTATGGTGACCAGGCTTCAACCACCTCCATCGTGAATCTGTGTTTAAAAGCAAAGCGTTGTTATGGGCTTCTTCCAATTGAAGGAGAATAGTATGGAAGTAGAAAGATAGTACGACTCCATCCAAACCAGCCTCTTATACGGGGGGGTATTGGTGAAAAAAAAAGTACAAAGAATGGCTAAAAGTAGACTCCAATCCCAATATGCTCCGGAGGTAATCCAATAACAGTATGTCCTTGCCTCTTCAGACATCCCAAGTTGTTTCATGATGCGAACCATATCTGATCGCTGATGACATATAAACAACGCCAGCCGACCCCTTAGCTTTAACAATTCAGACTGCAGGGCCCGATCTTTTCGAGTCCTTGCAACTGACAAAAATACGCCGTCTTTAAAAGCAATGTACCAATAAttgtgatgttgttggtAGACCATAAACCACTAACGCCAGATCCGGTTCAGTTCGAGGCTGAGCCACGAACGTTGCAGCAAGAATCGCATCCGACCCGCATACTCGTGTTGTTGATTTTATACAATTCGTTCATCTAAACGTTTTTGACTCATGAGTTACGTCGACCCTTACACTTGTCGTGAAGTAGGTGTCCGTTTCGTGCAGTGGTTCTCGTAAATTCGGCTCCGCAGTTGGGGCAGGAAGCCTTTGCAGCTTGGCCAGATTTTTCGCGCTGATGTCGCAACAAATTACTAAAAGTTGAGAATTGTCGTCCATTGCACCCGTGTTCCCAGCATCGCGGCTTCGGCCGACTTTGCACGACTCTGACATGTCCCGCTTCTTGCGTGTTTGCGCCTCCAGGGCCTAGGACGGTAGGTACCTGATACATAAAACCAACGTCCTGGCCAACAGGTACAGGCGGTGGTCGAGTACTGTTACAAACAGTCAGCGTTGCTCGCGAAAGATATGCACGCTGGCAAAATACCTATACTGACTGGATCCTGCATAAACTGCTGCATAATCCACGGGCATATTATAGTTTGCCTGTCTGATGGTCAGAGATTAGCATGGTCCGGGCGCCGCCTTATATATGCAGGGGTCTTACAAGCTTTGTGGGTATGAGGTAGGATACACGGGTGCGGATTGCGTTTGGTGGTCTTCGAGGGATGGGCTGTAAGATTGAAGATACGTCGAACTGCTCATTGTAGTCGGAGTATCGCTCATGAGAGTCACGGGAGCAGGTGCCGTTGTATAGGCTGAGATGTTCATAGCTGCTGTGGTAGTGGCAAGCCCCAAAGCCGAAGGCGAAGAATCGACGTAAGGGTTACTGTTGGCGCGGCGCATTCTGTTCACCAGCCTCGAGTCTCGACGTGCCCTATCTGACTGTCGTTTGACTTCTCGCTGGTCTGCCGAAAGAGACAATCGTGGGGGGCTCGATGTCACGGATCTCGACTGTGGTGGGGGTGTGAGGCTGCTTCCAGAAACATGTCCCATTGAAGGCAGTCCAGGACTTAGCAAACTGTTTCCAGAGTTACTTGTCTCAAGAGGGCCTATAAGGATGTCAATTCCGACTGAAATCGAGTAGGAGACATTGCAACGTACCTGGCCATGTGAAGGCTGATCGAGGTCCCATGGTAAAGGCTGGATCAAATTGAATAGCAACAGTGCTTGgatagtaatattagtacTTTATGTAGAGTTCACGACGAAAGGAAATAATACCTCATGCTGGTCGATCGTCCTGCCTGACGAGAGTTCGGTACCAATTGATGCCTGTCCTCTTGGGGAAAGGAAATCAATGATCTTGGTTCCTCCTGAGCTTGATTTGGTTGACTCCAGGTTGAATCAATGCCTGCTGAAGCCAAGGTTGGAAACTGAGAATATGATTGAGAGGCAGGTGTGGAGAGGTAAGTAGACTCGGGGGTTGGAGTGTTCAAGTAGGGTGTGGATGAGTAATGGTTTGGCGAGGGAACTGGAGGCTGAGGGGATATTTCGAGCGTATGAGTTTGCGGCGAGGCACTTATGTTTGAGCCAAGTACGAACTCCCCACTAACAGAGACTTGACTACCAACAGTTGATCTGGTGGGAGGTGAGCTCGGGTTGTCACAGGTTCCATCTGTCGTGTTCGAGTCCATCTTGACTGAGGATGGAGGGGACAAGGGAAGGTATAGAGACTCGGATTGAGACATACGGGAAGTCAAAGAGCTATGAAGCCGATGATAGAGTGGTCTTGTTGACGCGAGGTGCGATTAATAAGTAAGGGAACGAGGCTTATAACAATGCCTTGTGAAGCTGATTAGAGATGAAGACTCGAAAAGCTTGGTTATAAAGCGGTGATCTATCTATGGACCATCTGAGCCCCAAACACGGCCAGGGACAGGATGCCGACTTATATGAAGAGGGCAGTACACAATCCCGTTGGACGTGCATGACGAAGTAAAGGAACACTGACAGGAAACCTTCCTCGAAGAAGGCTTGAGTGACATGGAACCATGAGTACAGGGCAGTACCCGACAAGGGTCTGAATTGCAGTGCTGTGTAGAATGCCCCATATAGCGTACGCTGAGCAATGAGAAAACATGCCGGTAACAAGGGTGAATAATGATTGCGGGAGTGGCACCATTGGAAGTGAAATGGGGAAAATAGCTTGGGTAACGAAGGGCTGGGGGGCGTGTTCAGAGAAAGAGATCCGGTAGCTATGGCCCAAGGGACCAGAAGTCATGGTGTTGGTATGTGGCGTAGCGGGGAAAGGGCAAGCACCCATCGATTTGAAGTTGACCGGCAGCGTGTTTAGCACCCATGTCGATTGCCTTACCAGGCCAGCGAGGTACCCATGCGACGGCTAGAGCTGACATGGGGTCATGAGTGCGCGCGCACCCACCTTGTAAGGCTCCATCAAATGGGTGGGCTCTCCTCCCACGTCGAAATCAAGCGGGTCATGGTAACAGACCCCATCGCTCAACCCATCGTACCCAAGATGGACCGGCACAATGAGACGACAGCCGAGACGTTCTGAGATTGGGCTGGTGCCGCAGCTGGAGGGTATTTGGAATACCAAGCCAGTTATGTCTAGCGATGAAAGGATAGAGAGGTGCAACATGATCCATATGCCAGTTATATGCTGTGCTTCAGGCTGATTCACGGTTGCCAATGATCGCTTGTGCTGCGTATGCGTCTCGCGGTTTAAAGGCCGAAACCCTGCTGGTGTCGAGATTTGACGCCTGGCGCTAACGCGTCAATTCTGAACCTTGGACCTTGCTTGTGAAGTTGGTTTGCATACTTGATATGGCACGCGATGGAACACGCGCAAACTGAGTCCTATGCTTTGCAGGC is a genomic window containing:
- a CDS encoding related to component of the anaphase promoting complex, which codes for MVITASRYRARKQKVFWSVFQTGVSSPTPRSTPVAAFTDQGAAFGGPHVSPQHAPPPQPPPPPLFHETLQHADDQVRWDRAWHTVTSKIQLPTSVAVEDSFGTLPPESQDVDLDFRDSLALLLYPGRSLPQAAHTEDILLWHTHQVRQHFIHHVMPLLSACSSQGDQTQVLASSVSTLEAAHRQYLWGLTLIVQGYEDDVSASSSFSKFRRDLHTIIGNSLNHGLTKALASVLQRLIRSSLGIGRRYDGMLESQDNCGDSVVREELLGLLESLKNVGLVGERFQVLFAEIMDASMEEFIKTSYSGFWKASEQSPTQGSSTLTGCLGHLSDWVENQYGRLAVEVFSRLETHIAWSDVECWKEIAVGRLATLRIHELFDIALNWPESRGGLEDLRQAVSTPQRRLQLTDTFSLALQKRLLHPGRSTSDILQTYISMIRTFHALDHSKVLLDRVVHALQLYLCQRDDAIRIVVTGLLSNPSEASTEEGKAKLAELAVLLNSASQQQRRQVDDEDLDWNDMTWVPDPVDAGVNYKRPKNEDVIGTLINALGSQEIFIKEFQLIIAERLLSNQASFIQETKVLSLLKKRFGDNALQNCDVMMKDIQDSKRVDAVLGKNIYQPSLDPGAPAYHSKILSRLFWPTLPKDPFTVPPPVAAMRAKYEQGFERLKTSRKLTWLDQLGSATVKLDFEDRTVELECKTYEAAVIYAFQDDSTEGKPGPTERTFDEIWQQLMIDEDLLDLALKFWISRRVLRDVGSRTYAVLERLNKGEQAGESGDPGEAQELGNDKRSSPRKPKIDPKEQERRIVYWQFIVGMLTNSAPLMPLGQMLMMMKMLIPDGCSWTNEELQEFLAEKVTENKLELAGGKYRLPKK